Proteins encoded by one window of Nicotiana tabacum cultivar K326 chromosome 10, ASM71507v2, whole genome shotgun sequence:
- the LOC107777595 gene encoding NAC domain-containing protein 73-like isoform X2, producing the protein MTCINDSVNEQSISINVTNESTTNTTKTRTCPSCGHLIKSEEKAGIHNLPGLPAGVKFDPSDQELLEHLEAKVRLDAHKLHPLIDEFIHSLEGENGICYTHPEKLPGVSQDGIIRHFFHRPSKAYTTGTRKRRKVDTDIEGNETRWHKTGKTRPVVVKGKVKGHKKILVLYTNYGKQRKPEKTNWVMHQYHLGDNEDEKEGELVVSKVFYQTQPRQCVRLKK; encoded by the exons ATGACTTGTATCAATGACTCTGTCAACGAGCAATCTATCTCAATAAATGTTACCAATGAAAGCACCACAAATACTACCAAAACAAGAACTTGTCCTTCTTGTGGTCATCTGATCAAATCTGAAGAAAAG GCTGGGATTCACAATCTTCCAGGGTTGCCTGCGGGGGTGAAGTTTGATCCAAGTGATCAAGAACTTCTTGAACATCTAGAGGCAAAAGTGAGATTAGATGCTCACAAACTTCACCCTTTAATTGATGAGTTCATTCACTCACTAGAGGGAGAAAATGGAATTTGCTATACTCATCCAGAGAAATTACCAG GAGTGTCTCAAGATGGCATAATCCGACATTTTTTTCATAGACCATCTAAAGCATATACCACAggtacaagaaaaagaagaaaagtagaCACAGATATAGAAGGAAACGAAACTCGTTGGCACAAAACAGGCAAGACTAGACCAGTTGTAGTCAAAGGCAAAGTGAAAGGACACAAGAAAATACTTGTGCTCTATACAAACTATGGAAAACAAAGAAAACCTGAGAAAACAAATTGGGTAATGCATCAATATCATCTTGGTGATAATGAAGATGAAAAAGAAGGAGAGCTTGTTGTATCAAAAGTCTTTTACCAAACTCAGCCAAGACAATGTG TGAGGCTGAAGAAATAA
- the LOC107777595 gene encoding NAC domain-containing protein 73-like isoform X1: protein MTCINDSVNEQSISINVTNESTTNTTKTRTCPSCGHLIKSEEKAGIHNLPGLPAGVKFDPSDQELLEHLEAKVRLDAHKLHPLIDEFIHSLEGENGICYTHPEKLPGVSQDGIIRHFFHRPSKAYTTGTRKRRKVDTDIEGNETRWHKTGKTRPVVVKGKVKGHKKILVLYTNYGKQRKPEKTNWVMHQYHLGDNEDEKEGELVVSKVFYQTQPRQCGNSLLRNNCPPPSIRANIGQASQFRDNTTFVQCFNNPTLISFDQYEHNNRPTPRLPNFNLPDASFIP from the exons ATGACTTGTATCAATGACTCTGTCAACGAGCAATCTATCTCAATAAATGTTACCAATGAAAGCACCACAAATACTACCAAAACAAGAACTTGTCCTTCTTGTGGTCATCTGATCAAATCTGAAGAAAAG GCTGGGATTCACAATCTTCCAGGGTTGCCTGCGGGGGTGAAGTTTGATCCAAGTGATCAAGAACTTCTTGAACATCTAGAGGCAAAAGTGAGATTAGATGCTCACAAACTTCACCCTTTAATTGATGAGTTCATTCACTCACTAGAGGGAGAAAATGGAATTTGCTATACTCATCCAGAGAAATTACCAG GAGTGTCTCAAGATGGCATAATCCGACATTTTTTTCATAGACCATCTAAAGCATATACCACAggtacaagaaaaagaagaaaagtagaCACAGATATAGAAGGAAACGAAACTCGTTGGCACAAAACAGGCAAGACTAGACCAGTTGTAGTCAAAGGCAAAGTGAAAGGACACAAGAAAATACTTGTGCTCTATACAAACTATGGAAAACAAAGAAAACCTGAGAAAACAAATTGGGTAATGCATCAATATCATCTTGGTGATAATGAAGATGAAAAAGAAGGAGAGCTTGTTGTATCAAAAGTCTTTTACCAAACTCAGCCAAGACAATGTGGTAATTCTCTCCTTAGAAATAATTGTCCTCCTCCTTCAATTAGAGCCAATATTGGTCAAGCATCTCAATTTAGAGACAATACTACATTTGTTCAATGTTTCAATAATCCAACTCTCATATCCTTTGATCAATATGAGCATAATAATCGTCCAACTCCTCGTCTCCCAAATTTTAATCTCCCTGACGCTTCATTTATTCCTTga